CTCGCGGCGCTCATCGCCGAGGGCGAGGCCGCCACGCCGGGCGCGTCGGCCGTGGTCCTCGTGGACATCACGCCGCGCGTGCAGCCCGAGGGCGTCGATCGGATCGTCACCTTCATGACGAGCCACCCCGACGGCTTCGCGACGCTCGAGGAGGCGGCCGAGGCCGTGGCTGCCTATGTGCCGCACCGCCCGAGGCCGAAGGACGTGGCCGGCCTTGGCAAGAACCTGCGCCTCGGCGCGGACGGCCGCTACCGCTGGCACTGGGACCCGAGGCTGATGACCGGCGAGCGACGCATCGGCGGGAGCCGCGACCCCGAGCGGCTCGATCGGGCCGCGCGCGGCCTCCGCGTGCCGACACTCCTCGTCCGCGGCCGCATGAGCGACGTCGTGGCCGAGGAGGACGCGCGCCACTTCCTCGCACTCGTGCCGCACGCCCGCTATGTCGACGTCTCGGATGCGGGACACATGGTCGCCGGCGATCGGAACGACCAGTTCACGGCAGCGGTGGTGGAGTTCTTGGCGCGCGGTGACGAGTGACGCCGGGGGGCGGCTCAGTGTGCGGCGTAGCGCCGACGTACACACGCACTCGGCGCGTTGTCGCTCCCGCGCTTTGTTGCGTGCGGTTTCTGATGACCGCGGAGATTAGCTACGCGGGAGGAGGTAGAAAGCGATGACGGCGTACTGCGCAGCCGCGGCCGCGATCACCAGCGCGTGGAACACCTCGTGGTAGCCAAACACCGCCGGCACGGGGTTCGGGCGTCGGAGCCCGTAGACAGCGGCCCCGGCCGAGTAGAGCACGCCGCCGAGCGCAAGGAGCCCGGTCGCGGTCGAGCCGATCTGCGAGACGAGCTGCGGCAGGGCCACGATGGCGACCCAGCCGAGCGAGGTGTACACCATCGCGCTGAACCACTTCGGCGCGTCGATCCAGATCAGGTTCAGCGCCATCCCAGCGAGCGCGCCGCTCCACACCACGGTGAGCACGACGACGGCGAGCGTGTCCGAGAGCGCCAACAGGCCGAACGGCGTGTACGTGCCGGCAATCAGCAGGAAGATCATCGAATGGTCGAGCCGCCGCATCCAGCGGCGCACGGGAACCGACCACGTCACCCGGTGGTAGAGCGCACTCACCCCGAACAGCGCCGAGAGGCTGAGCGCATAGACGGTCGCGGCGAGCGCAGCTCTCGCGCTCGGGGCCGCGAGGATGAGCGCGGCACCGGCGAGTAGGGAGACGAAGAAGGCATACTCGTGCGACACGCCCCGAAGTCGCGGCTTGAGAGGCTCTCGGTGGACGGCGACGGGGTCCGAGACGGAAGGGGTTGCCACGGAGGAAGGACGCCAGAAGGGCCGCGCGCCGTTCCGGAACACGTTCTCCTCCTCGACGGCTCTTGGTCTACGCCCCGGCGTGTTGGGTTTCTCTAGTGGCTCCACGAAGGAGGGTGAGGCGCGCGTCCATCGTGTTTCAGGGAGCGACCACCGTTTACACCCGCCTCAAGCTGGCGTCTATCGAGCCTGGACGGTTTATAATGCCGAGCGCTGCGTCAAGGTAAGACATCGACGCGGCGCCCTTCGCCGGCTCTGAGAGCTTCG
Above is a window of Deltaproteobacteria bacterium DNA encoding:
- a CDS encoding alpha/beta hydrolase, with protein sequence MRRPRRLTFRVEDGLELVADAHGDPSAPPVLLLHGGGQTRRAWGGTAAALAERGFHAVALDLRGHGESDWAPDGDYTVDAFAADVRAVAARLGGRPALIGASLGGLAALIAEGEAATPGASAVVLVDITPRVQPEGVDRIVTFMTSHPDGFATLEEAAEAVAAYVPHRPRPKDVAGLGKNLRLGADGRYRWHWDPRLMTGERRIGGSRDPERLDRAARGLRVPTLLVRGRMSDVVAEEDARHFLALVPHARYVDVSDAGHMVAGDRNDQFTAAVVEFLARGDE
- a CDS encoding hemolysin III — its product is MATPSVSDPVAVHREPLKPRLRGVSHEYAFFVSLLAGAALILAAPSARAALAATVYALSLSALFGVSALYHRVTWSVPVRRWMRRLDHSMIFLLIAGTYTPFGLLALSDTLAVVVLTVVWSGALAGMALNLIWIDAPKWFSAMVYTSLGWVAIVALPQLVSQIGSTATGLLALGGVLYSAGAAVYGLRRPNPVPAVFGYHEVFHALVIAAAAAQYAVIAFYLLPRS